One stretch of Ictalurus punctatus breed USDA103 chromosome 5, Coco_2.0, whole genome shotgun sequence DNA includes these proteins:
- the star gene encoding steroidogenic acute regulatory protein, mitochondrial (The RefSeq protein has 2 substitutions compared to this genomic sequence) yields MLPATFKLCAGISYRHTRNMTGLRKNAMMAIHHELSKLSGPGPSMWVRNIRRKSSLLCSRIEEETMSESEQVYVRQGQEALQKSISILSNPDGWQTEIETSTGDKVLSKVLPDVGKVFRLEVVLDQQPDELYEELVENMERMGEWNPNVKQVKILQKVNQDTLVTHEVSGETPGNVVGPRDFVSVRCTKRRGSTCFLAGMSTQHPSMPEQKGFVRAENGPTCIVMRPSADDPNKTKFTWLFSLDLKGWIPKAVINRVLSQTQVDFANHLRDRMANNRGMEVSMAC; encoded by the exons ATGCTACCTGCGACTTTTAAACTGTGTGCCGGCATTTCCTACAGACACACCAGGAACATGACCG GTTTGAGGAAAAACGCCATGATGGCCATCCACCACGAGCTGAGCAAACTGTCCGGCCCCGGACCAAGCATGTGGGTCAGAAACATCCGCCGCAAGAGCTCGCTGCTCT gcaGCAGGATCGAGGAAGAGACTATGAGTGAATCGGAGCAGGTTTACGTGCGACAGGGTCAGGAGGCATTACAGAAGTCCATCAGCATCCTCAGCAACCCAGATGGCTGGCAAACTGAGAtcgagatg TCGACGGGAGATAAAGTGCTCAGTAAAGTTCTTCCAGACGTCGGCAAGGTCTTCAGGCTGGAGGTGGTTCTGGACCAGCAGCCCGACGAGCTGTATGAGGAGCTGGTGGAGAACATGGAGCGCATGGGCGAGTGGAACCCCAACGTCAAACAAGTCAAG ATCCTACAGAAGGTCAATCAGGACACCCTGGTGACCCACGAGGTTTCGGGGGAGACCCCGGGGAACGTGGTGGGTCCGAGGGATTTCGTTAGCGTGCGCTGTACCAAACGCAGGGGCTCCACATGCTTCCTGGCCGGGATGTCGACCCAACATCCCAGCATGCCTGAGCAGAAGGGCTTCGTCCG AGCTGAGAACGGACCGACATGCATTGTGATGAGGCCCAGCGCAGATGATCCCAACAAGACAAAGTTCACCTGGTTACTCAGTTTAGACCTGAAG GGCTGGATTCCCAAAGCAGTGATAAACCGAGTTCTCTCTCAGACCCAGGTGGATTTTGCTAACCATCTCCGAGACAGAATGGCTAACAACAGGGGCATGGAGGTGTCGATGGCCTGCTGA